From one Mucilaginibacter inviolabilis genomic stretch:
- a CDS encoding GMC family oxidoreductase: protein MSDLQIKKSAETYDVVIVGSGAGGGMAGYVLANAGVKVLMLEAGAYFDPAKDSQQLKWPWESPRRGAGTTRPFGDFDAAYGGWELEGEPYTTKDQTEFFWFRSRMLGGRTNHWGRISLRMGPHDFKAKDGLTDDWPITYDEVKPFYDKVDRMIGVYGTKEGLENEPDGIFLAPPKPRLNELYIKQGAIKAGVTTIAGRGSVLTEALPGNKDRGACFFCGQCGRSCKVYGDFSASSCLVIPAVKTGNLKVITNAMVREVLTNKEGLATGVSYVNKEDMQEYQVNAKTVVLGASAGESARILLNSKSAAHPGGLANSSGVVGRYLHDSTGSSAGGFLPQLMDRKRYNEDGVGSVHIYSPWWLDNKKLDFPRGYHIEYGGGLHMPSYGFGGGIHNMNGAVPDRNGKKKEAGGYGASLKDDYRRFYGTQFGMAGRGTAIARYDNYCEIDPNVVDKYGIPVLRFHYKWADDEIKQAKHMQETFQEIMHNMGAIYGKPQGPETNYGLEAPGKIIHEVGTIRMGDDPKKSALNKWCQAHDCKNLFVVDAAPFVQQGDKNATWTILALSMRTAEYILQERKKLNV from the coding sequence ATGAGCGATCTACAAATCAAAAAATCAGCAGAAACTTACGATGTAGTCATTGTAGGTTCGGGAGCTGGTGGCGGTATGGCTGGTTATGTGTTAGCCAATGCCGGTGTAAAAGTGTTAATGCTGGAGGCCGGGGCCTATTTTGACCCAGCCAAAGACTCGCAACAATTAAAATGGCCTTGGGAATCACCACGCCGTGGTGCGGGTACAACCCGTCCTTTTGGTGATTTCGACGCCGCTTACGGTGGTTGGGAACTGGAAGGCGAACCTTACACAACTAAAGACCAAACAGAATTTTTCTGGTTCCGCTCGCGCATGCTGGGCGGTCGTACCAATCACTGGGGCCGTATTTCCTTACGCATGGGTCCACATGACTTTAAAGCTAAGGATGGTCTTACAGATGATTGGCCGATCACTTATGATGAGGTAAAACCTTTTTACGACAAGGTTGACCGCATGATAGGTGTTTATGGAACCAAAGAAGGTTTGGAGAATGAGCCTGATGGTATCTTCCTGGCTCCACCAAAACCAAGGCTGAATGAGCTCTATATTAAGCAAGGCGCCATAAAAGCAGGTGTAACCACCATCGCCGGTCGTGGATCGGTTTTAACCGAAGCTTTGCCCGGTAATAAAGACCGTGGCGCATGTTTTTTCTGCGGACAGTGCGGTCGTAGCTGTAAAGTTTATGGAGATTTCTCTGCATCGTCATGTTTGGTTATCCCTGCTGTAAAAACAGGCAATCTAAAGGTGATCACCAACGCCATGGTGCGTGAGGTGCTAACAAATAAAGAAGGGTTGGCTACAGGTGTATCTTACGTTAACAAAGAAGATATGCAGGAATATCAGGTAAATGCCAAAACGGTAGTGCTTGGTGCCAGTGCCGGCGAATCGGCACGTATCCTGCTGAACTCCAAATCTGCGGCGCATCCTGGTGGTTTGGCTAACAGCAGTGGTGTTGTAGGCCGTTACCTGCATGATTCAACCGGATCAAGCGCAGGTGGGTTCCTTCCGCAATTAATGGATCGCAAACGATACAACGAAGATGGTGTGGGCAGTGTACACATCTATTCACCATGGTGGCTGGATAATAAAAAACTGGATTTTCCTCGTGGTTATCACATCGAATATGGAGGTGGCTTACACATGCCATCATACGGTTTTGGCGGCGGTATCCATAACATGAATGGTGCAGTGCCCGATCGTAATGGCAAGAAGAAAGAGGCCGGTGGTTATGGCGCATCATTAAAAGATGATTATCGTCGTTTTTATGGTACCCAGTTTGGTATGGCCGGTCGTGGTACTGCTATTGCCCGCTATGATAACTATTGTGAGATTGACCCGAATGTGGTTGATAAATATGGTATCCCGGTACTGCGTTTCCATTACAAATGGGCCGATGACGAGATTAAACAAGCTAAACACATGCAGGAAACCTTCCAGGAAATTATGCATAATATGGGTGCTATCTATGGTAAACCACAAGGGCCTGAAACCAATTATGGTTTAGAGGCTCCGGGTAAGATCATCCACGAGGTTGGAACCATACGTATGGGCGACGACCCTAAGAAATCAGCCTTAAATAAATGGTGCCAGGCGCATGATTGCAAAAACCTGTTTGTGGTTGACGCGGCTCCGTTTGTTCAGCAGGGCGATAAAAACGCTACCTGGACTATCCTGGCCCTGTCTATGCGTACTGCCGAATATATTTTACAGGAAAGAAAAAAATTAAACGTTTAA